In Haloarcula limicola, the genomic stretch CCCGAGCCGGAGTACGACGGCGTCACGCGTGGCGACCGGACGGTCGGGCTCGGTGTCGACGGCAGCCGGCAGGTGACCGTCGCCGACTACCGCTACCGCGCCGAGCTACTGGCTGAGGACGACGCCGGCATCGCGGCGCTGGCCCGCGAACGCTATCGCTTCGAGTTCGGCGACCTGACCGCCGAGCAGCGGTCGATCCTGGACGAGGCGAAGGGCGGCGAGGCCCGCTCGGCGGACCCGCCCTCGCAGGCGTTCGTCGACCTCGTCGAGAAGTTCCGCGCTCACGACGGCCTCGACGTCGACGAGTACGGCGGGACGTGGCTGCTGGGCTACGACGGGCGCGACTGGTGGGCACAGGTTCGGACGCCGCGGGGGACGCCGACGGCGGAGTGATTACCGACGCTGGCGACGGCGCGGTGACGCGGGCTCACAACACCGCGCCGGACTGCAGGACGGCGACCAGCAGCGTCACGGTCAGCACGCTGGCGAGCGTCGTCAGCAGCACCGTCGCGCTCACGAACTCGCCGGGGGCCAACCGCTCGGTGTCGTCGCTGAACGCGCCGACGAGGATGAGCGTCGTCACGCCCGTCGGCGTCGCGAGCAGGAGGACGACCACGCGGGCGACGGTCGGATTCGAGAAGCCGACGAGTACGGCGACACCGGTGGCGACGACCGGGGCCAGCAGGAGCCGGAGGCCGCTCGCGGTGCCGACCGGCCGCACCGCGTCGGTGCCGTCGACGCTCGACAGCTGGATGCCGAGGATGAGCAACATCACGGGGATCGAGGCGTTGCCGAGCAGTTCGAGGGTCTGCATCAGCGTCGAGGACTCGGCCGGGACGACGCCGAGCCACCGGACCGCCAGCGCGGCGACGACGGCGTACACCAGCGGCACGCCGAACACCTGTCGCATGTCCGCGAGCGCGTCGCCGCCGCTGCCTCGGGCCGCGACGTAGATGCCGAGCGTGTACAGCATGACGCCTTGGAGCGCCGTCACGAGGACCGCGACGCTCCGCCCCGTCGGGCCGAACGCGAAGTCCGCCAGCGGGATGCCGTAGTTGCCGGTGTTCGGGAAGATAGAGACGAGGACGAACGCGCCCAGCAGCGGCTCCGAGTACCCCGAGAGGCGGCCGACGAGTTCGGCGACGGCCAGCATCGCCGCGGTGAAGGCGAAGACGGTGAGGACGACCTGAACGATGGTTCCGCCGCCCAGCGTCGACGTCGTCAGGCTGTGGACGACCAGCGCCGGCGCCAGGACGTAGACCGTGACGGTGTTGAGCGCGTCCGGATCGACGCCCTCGTACCGCCCGAGGAAGAAGCCGACGGCCGCCACGCCGACGACCGGCAGGATAGCGGAAGCGAAGATACCCAGCAGTGACACGGGAGCGCCTCGTCCGGGGAGCGGCAGAACACTTTCGACTTCGACTCGCCGCGTGCGGGAGGCTAACAGAGGTCGTACCGCGCGATCTCCGTCGACCCGCACTGGTGGCAGATCTCCGAGTGCTGGGGCATCTTCATCCCGCACATCCGGCACTCGTAGACGATACACGAACGCGCGCCCCGCAGGACGCTCCGCAATAGCCCTATCACTGACATCTATCGTTCCCTGTCCGGTCCCGCCGTTCGGTCCCGCTACGGCCGAGCGACCGACGGGACAGTGAAAAGCGTAGTTACCAGTCGCCGCCGTTTCGCCGTCAGTTGCTTCGATCTGCGGCTGTTTTCACACCAGCGACGGTTCTCGGCGGGGTGAGCGCGAGGCGCCCGAGACGACCGAGCCCGGTGGCCGTTCGGTGCGGTGTCACCGCTACGAGCCCGAGCGGGCCGGAGAGCCGCTCGTCGATCCCGACGGGTCCGACTGAACTATAGTCATTAATTATTGAACAACATATATTATGCCGCCCCGAGAACTTGTACGCGTGAGTACAGATGGCTCCGCCCGACGACCGGCCTCTGGAAACGTCCCTCGATGCCGAGTCGCTCGATAGCGCATCGATACGGCCACCGCCTGACGACCTGTTCCGGGCAGTCGCTAACACCAAGCGTCGTCAGTTGCTCGCGCTGCTGACGACCCAAGAGACGATCGCGCTCGACGATCTGACGGACGTCCTCGTCGGAATGGCGACCACGACCGACGGTCCGGCCGGGCCCGACGAGTGGGCGCAGGTGAAGATAGAGCTCGTCCACGCGCACCTCCCGCTATTGACGGAGGCCGGTCTCGTGGAGTACGACGAGGAGGGCGGCGAGGTTCGCCTCGCGTCGCTTCCCGACGCCGTCCGCGATCTCTTCGAGTTCGCCGACGAGTACGAGCGCGCCGTCGAGAACCGACAGTGACGCCCACGGACACCGGGGCGACGACCCTCGGCGGGATTCTCGCGGAGGTCGCTCGGCGGCGGAAGACCGTCGTCGTCTACGCGCCCAACGGGACCGAGCGCGACCTCGCGGCGACGCTCGCGACGCGAAACGTGACCGTCGAACACCGGACGCTCCCGACTATCGGCGACGACGCGTTCGTCGTGGTCCGCGACGACGGTCGCTTTCGGGGCGCGATCTCGCTCGCCGACCTCCTCGTGTTCCTCGCGCCGCCCATCGAGCGACCCGGGGACCTCGATTCGGTCGACCTCGAACACCGCGCCATCTTCGAGCTGCTGGACGAGACGCTGTTCGTCACGCTGGACCGCCGACAGCTGCTGGCGACATCTCGGGAGTTCGAGGACCGCGCGTGGCGGACCGGTCGCGGCCGTCTCCACGTCGGCTTTCAGTCGCCGGACGCCTTCGCCGCACAGGCGGAGCTGTATCGCCGGCTGGCGACCACGACCGATATCGACGTCCACGTCTACGTCGATTCGGCCGTCGACGCCGACCGCCTCGACGACGCCCCGCTGACCGTCCACGTCGAACCCTCGGACGAGATCGGTCGCTACTGGTTCGTCCTCTTCGAGGACGGCGGCGACGGGGCACAGAACTGCGGTCTCGTGGCCGAGGAGACCGCTCCGGGGCAGTATCGCGGTATCTGGACGTACGACCGGGAACTGATCGCCCGGGCGTTCGCAGCCGTCGAGCGAGTGAACTCCGCACATCGGTCGTAGAGTTTACGCATTACTATCATAAGGTAGACAACATCAGTAAATTCTATACTACCGATGTACCGGCGTCAGGTGGCTGATATCTGGGTGAAAGAACTTACTCGGTTCAGAAGTAACATATTCCGTAGAGTATTTATCGTAGCGGTGAGTCGGTACAGGTGGCAGGTCATCGGGCCGATACGCGCGACCGGTCATCCCACCCACCCACGACCGGTCCCGTAGTCCATGCCGAACGGAGTCTACAGCCATTTCCCCGGCCGACCCGTCTCCTGCCGTCGTCAGTCAGCGGATACGTGACCGCCCTCGTTTCCGGGGGCGTCACGTGCACCAATCCCCCATTCGGCACCGCGCTACCCACCTGGCGCGGTGCCACACTGCCACGAGCTCCCGGAGCGACGCGGCTATCGAGCAGCGACCGACGGCCGACGAGCGGCAGCCGAGGCGTTTATATCGCCCCGTGATAATCACGGAGTGTGACTGAGAGAATATCGACGGCCGACGACCCGGTCGCCGGGACCGACGACCGCGAGCTCGTCGTCGGCGGCGACCGCCCGCTCCGTATCTCGGCGGGACATCGGCTCATGCATCACGAGGGGAAGTGCTCGCGGCCGCACGGGCACAACTACGAGGTGACCGTCCGCGTCACCGGCCGGCTCACCGAGGAGGGCTGGGTCGTCGACAAGGGCGTCGTCACCGACGTCGTCGACGCGTGGGACCACCGATTCCTGCTGGAGGCGGGCGACCCGCTCGTCGAGGCGTTCGAGGAGAGCGGCGACGGCGAGAGCGTCGTCGTCCTCGACCACCCGCCGACGGCCGAGGTGATGGCCGCGGTGCTGGAACGGCGGCTGACCGACCGGCTCCCGGACACCGTCTCGGAGGTCGGCGTCACTGTTCGAGAGACCAGCGAACTCCGCACCAGCTGATGCCGGTCGCCGACGACACCGACGCGCTCGGCGAGACCGTCGACCGACGCGGCGAGGGACGCGAGGAGGGCGAGGGCGGCGGCGACGAACTCCCGGTCAACGAACTGTTCTGCTCGCTGCAGGGAGAGGGGCGACTGGCCGGCGTCCCGTCCGTGTTCGTCCGCACGAGCGGCTGTAACCTCCGCTGTTGGTTCTGTGACTCCTATCACACCTCCTGGGAACCGACCGGCGACTGGTACGGCGTCGAGGACCTCGTGTCGGCCGTCGACCAGTTCGACGCCGACCACGTCGTCCTGACCGGCGGCGAACCGTTGATCCACGACGCGAGCGTCGACCTCCTCGAAGCACTCGCCGACCGAGGGTATCACACCACCGTCGAGACCAACGGCACGATCTACCGCGACGCCCCCATCGACCTCGCCAGCGTCAGCCCGAAACTCGCGTCGAGCACGCCCACCGCCGAGCGCGACCCGAAGGGCGACGGTGAGTGGGCCGACCGCCACGAACGGCGGCGACTCGACGTCGAGACGCTCGCCCGACTGCTCGAACGCTACGAGACGCAACTGAAGTTCGTCGTCACCGGTCCCGACGACGTGGACGAGATCGAGACACTGGTCTCGCGCGTGCGGGAAGCGGCCGACGCCCCCTTGCCCGACGACCGAGTCCTGCTGATGCCCGAAGGCCAGACGCGCGAGCGGTTGAACGAGACCCGCGAAGTCGTCGCGGAACTGGCGATCGAGCGCGGCTACCGCTACACGCCGCGGCTGCACGTCGACCTCTGGAACGACGCGCCGGGCACCTGAACGCACCATTCGAAGCTATAACATGACCCACGACGACCGCGCTGTCGTGCTCGCCTCCGGCGGCATGGACAGCGCCACGGCGGCCTACGAGGCACAGTCGCGCGGATACGACGACCTGTATCTGTTGCACACCAGCTACGGCCAGAACACCGAACAGCGCGAGTACGACTGCGCTCGCGCGCTGGCCGACCGCGTCGACGCGGCGGACTTCTGTCACGTCGAGACGAGTCACCTCCAGCGGATCGGCGGGTCGTCGCTGACCGACGACGACATGAACGTCGCCGAGGCCGACACCGAGAGCGAGGAGATCCCGAGTTCATACGTCCCCTTCCGGAACGCCAACCTCCTGTCGATGGCCGTCTCCTACGCGGAGACCAACGGCTGCGCGGCGGTGTTCATCGGCGCGCACAGCGAGGACTTCTCGGGCTATCCGGACTGCCGCCCGGCCTTCTTCGAGGCGTTCCAGCGGGTTATCGACGTCGGGACCAAACCCGAGACGAGCGTCGAACTGACCGCGCCGTTCGTCGAGTGGTCGAAGACCGACATCGCCGAACGGGGCCTCGAGCTCGGGGTTCCCTACGAGGAGACGTGGAGTTGCTACCGGAGCGACGAACCGGCCTGTGGCACCTGCGACGCCTGCGCGTTCAGGCTCGAGGCGTTCCAGCGGCTCGGCGAGCGCGACCCGATTACGTACGAAGAGCGACCGGAGTACGCGGAGTAGCCCTACTCACTCCCGTCGGCCGCGAGACCGTCCAGCACGTACTCGGCGGAGGTACGCGTCGTCGCCATCGGCACGTCGTGAACGTCACAGATGCGGAGCAGCGCGGAGATATCCGGTTCGTGGGGCTGTGCGGTCAGCGGGTCCCGAAGGAAGACGATGGCGTCCATCCGGTCGTCGGCGACCTCCGCGCCGATCTGGGTGTCGCCGCCGAGCGGCCCGCTCTGCTTGCGCTCGATGTCGAGGGCCGTCTCCTCCATGATGCGCTTGCCGGTCGTGCCCGTCCCGACGAGGTCGAACGGCGAGAGGACGTCCTCGTACTCCCGCACGAGGTCGATCATCTCCGGTTTCTCGTCGTCGTGGGCGATGAGCGCGACGCGTGTCATACCGCTGCTAAGGTCGCCGCTGGCCAAAGGTATGTGGGTTCTCTCAGCTCACGGTGACCTCGCCGTCGGCCGTGACGGTCACGTCGTGGCCCTCCACGTCGAAGGTGATCGTCTCGCTGTCGCCGTCACCCAGGACGGCCCGGAGTTCGTCGGCGTCGACGTACGCCTCGATGGCGTCGATCTCGTCGGCCGTGCGGTCCGTCGCGGCCACGACGGCGTCGGTGATCACGTCGGCCGCGGGTTCGGGACTGACCCACTCGTCGCCGCCCTCGGCGGCGGCGCGGCCCCGTATCATGTACACTGTCCCCTCGTCCGAATTCATACCGTTCCTATTTCCCTCGGACGGTATAACGGGGTACGGGTGGTTTCAGAACGTGAAACAGCCCGAAAGCGCGGCTCTCCGCGGGAGAGTGGTCAGTCAGGGGTGCCGCGATCCGACGACGGGTCGGTGCGGGGACGCGAGCGTGTTGCTGACGAGCGTCCCGGTCCCCCGTCGGAGACGTTCGGACGCCGCCTGACTAGAGATGTCGAGTCGCGCCGCGAGGTCCGAGAGGGAGGCGTCCCGCGGGACCGTGAAGTAGCCCGAATCCGACGCGAGCAACAGCACCTCTCGCTGCGGGGCGGTCACGCCGAAGTCCGTAGACGGCTCGTCGTCGTCCGCGATGACGCTTCGGAAATCCGCGGTCACGCCGTCTGCGACGATCGCTTCGCGAAAGGAGATGACGGTGCTCCGGTCGGCGAACCGCGCTCGGACCGCCCACCCCTCGTCGGTCCGGTCGGCGTGGACCAACATCCCGTCGGACGACGAGAGCGCGCGCCCGACGGACAGCAACGCCGCGTCCGTCGTCGCGACGACGAACCAGTGACCGCCGGCCTCCGCGCCGACGTGCGTCACCTCCCGTACGCCCTCCTCGCCCGTGATCGCCGCTTCGACCTCGCGCCGGTCGGACTCGCCGACCCAGAGGTCGAGTCGGCATCGCTGCTCGCGCGCGTGGAGACGCTGTATCGAGACGCCGTCGGCCGTCTCACCCGCTCGCCGGAGACACGCCGATTCCACGTGAAAATCCGCTATCATGTGTGGGAGTCGGGCCGGCACCGGCATAAAACGCCGGCAGACGACCGTCCGACGCGAAAGCGGTGCCGGAGGTCGGATCTACGGGCTGTCAGAGGCACAGATCGGTCGACATCTCCGCGATACCGAGTGGTACTACCCGATAGTGACACATAAAGATACGCCTGCCGTGTCGCGGGGGCCCGCACGGGGAACTAGTCCAGGTTCTCCCGCTGGTAACTCCCCTCGTACGTCCCCTCGTGGGCGGCCTCCGCGAGGACGAGTTGGGCGATGCGCGCGCCCGCTTCGAGTTCGATCGGGTGGTGGACTTCGAGGAGTCCCTCGCCGCGGCCCTCGTAGCCGGCGTCCCACACCGCCGTATCGAGCATACAGGAATTGCGAAGCAGCGACGACCGGGGGTAGAGAAAGCCGACGTGTCCCTCCGGGATGACCACGCGGTCGGCGTACTCGACGACGTAGCCGCCCCGGGAAAGCGCGTAGACGCCGTCCTCCCGCTCGACTTCCCGGCGCTCGCCCACGGTCTTCCCATCCTTCCCGATGCGACCGGGTTCGACCTGTTCGTACACCGCACCGAGCGTGAGGTCGACACCGTTCGGCTGCACCTGCCCGTCGCGCACGTCACCGAGTCTATCGGCGACGAACTGCCCGCTCTTGAACATGGTGGCGCTCGGCGTGCCACCGCGAAAACCCTGCCGTTCGACCGGCAGAAACCGAAACCGGGCGCGGGTATCGGTAGATGAAAAATAGGGCGGAATACGCGGGATTTATACGCGCGGACCGTCGATTGTCGGACGTTATGGGACAGACGCTCACGGAAAAGATTCTCGACGACCACCTCGTCGAAGGGGAGCTGACACCCGGAGAGGAGATCGGTATCGAGATCGACCAGGTTCTCACACAGGACACGACCGGCACGCTCGTCTGGCTGCAGTTCGAGGCGCTGGGTCTCGAGGAGGTCCAGACGGAGCTGGCCGCCCAGTACTGTGACCACCAGACCTACCAGTTCGACTTCAAGAACACGGACGACCACCGCTTCCTGCGCTCGGCCGCCGGCACCTTCGGCGCGCACTTCTCGCGTCCGGGCAACGGCATCTGTCACAACGTCCACAAGGAGAACTTCGCCGAACCCGGCAAGACGATGCTCGGCTCGGACTCCCACACGCCGACCCCCGGCGGCCTGGGCGAACTCGCCATCGGCTCCGGCGGCCTCGACGTCGCCGTCGCCATGGGCGGGGGCGCGTACTACATCGAGATGCCCGAGGTCGTCAACGTCCGACTCGAGGGCGAACTGCCCGAGTGGGCCACCGCCAAGGACGTCATCCTCGAGCTGCTCCGCCGTCTCTCCGTCAAGGGCGGCGTCGGCAAGGTGCTCGAATACACCGGTCCCGGCGTCGAGACGCTGACGGTCCCCGAGCGGACGACCATCACCAACATGGGGACCGAGCTCGGTGCGACCTCCTCGATCTTCCCGACCGACGAGCAGACCGAGGACTACCTCTCCCGGCTGGGCCGCGAGGACGCGCACGTCGAGATCGGCCCCGACGAGGACGCCGAGTACGACGACGAGATCGTCGTCGACCTCTCGGACCTCGAGCCGCTCATCGCCGAGCCGTCGATGCCCGACAACGTCGTGCCCGTCTCGGAAGTCGCCGGCACGGACGTCGAGCAGGTCATCATCGGCTCCTGTACGAACGGCGCCTACGAGGACATCCTCCCCGGCGCGAAGATGCTCGAAGGTCGCAACATCGACAAGAAGACCGAGATGATCGTCGCGCCCGGTTCGAAGCAGGCCTCTGAGATGCTGGCCCGCCAGGGCTGGACCGCGGAGATGATGGCCGCCGGCGTCAACTTCTCCGAGGCGACGTGTGGTGCCTGTATCGGCATCGGTCACGTCCCGGCAAGCGACTCCGTCTCGCTGCGGACCTTCAACCGCAACTTCGAGGGCCGCTCCGGCATCGAGGACGACAACGTCTACCTCTGCTCGCCGGAGGTCGCCACCGCGGCGGCCATCAAGGGCGAGATCGTCGACCCGCGCGACCT encodes the following:
- a CDS encoding AEC family transporter, coding for MSLLGIFASAILPVVGVAAVGFFLGRYEGVDPDALNTVTVYVLAPALVVHSLTTSTLGGGTIVQVVLTVFAFTAAMLAVAELVGRLSGYSEPLLGAFVLVSIFPNTGNYGIPLADFAFGPTGRSVAVLVTALQGVMLYTLGIYVAARGSGGDALADMRQVFGVPLVYAVVAALAVRWLGVVPAESSTLMQTLELLGNASIPVMLLILGIQLSSVDGTDAVRPVGTASGLRLLLAPVVATGVAVLVGFSNPTVARVVVLLLATPTGVTTLILVGAFSDDTERLAPGEFVSATVLLTTLASVLTVTLLVAVLQSGAVL
- a CDS encoding ArsR/SmtB family transcription factor, with the translated sequence MAPPDDRPLETSLDAESLDSASIRPPPDDLFRAVANTKRRQLLALLTTQETIALDDLTDVLVGMATTTDGPAGPDEWAQVKIELVHAHLPLLTEAGLVEYDEEGGEVRLASLPDAVRDLFEFADEYERAVENRQ
- a CDS encoding DICT sensory domain-containing protein; this translates as MTPTDTGATTLGGILAEVARRRKTVVVYAPNGTERDLAATLATRNVTVEHRTLPTIGDDAFVVVRDDGRFRGAISLADLLVFLAPPIERPGDLDSVDLEHRAIFELLDETLFVTLDRRQLLATSREFEDRAWRTGRGRLHVGFQSPDAFAAQAELYRRLATTTDIDVHVYVDSAVDADRLDDAPLTVHVEPSDEIGRYWFVLFEDGGDGAQNCGLVAEETAPGQYRGIWTYDRELIARAFAAVERVNSAHRS
- a CDS encoding 6-pyruvoyl trahydropterin synthase family protein, which encodes MTERISTADDPVAGTDDRELVVGGDRPLRISAGHRLMHHEGKCSRPHGHNYEVTVRVTGRLTEEGWVVDKGVVTDVVDAWDHRFLLEAGDPLVEAFEESGDGESVVVLDHPPTAEVMAAVLERRLTDRLPDTVSEVGVTVRETSELRTS
- a CDS encoding 7-carboxy-7-deazaguanine synthase QueE, coding for MPVADDTDALGETVDRRGEGREEGEGGGDELPVNELFCSLQGEGRLAGVPSVFVRTSGCNLRCWFCDSYHTSWEPTGDWYGVEDLVSAVDQFDADHVVLTGGEPLIHDASVDLLEALADRGYHTTVETNGTIYRDAPIDLASVSPKLASSTPTAERDPKGDGEWADRHERRRLDVETLARLLERYETQLKFVVTGPDDVDEIETLVSRVREAADAPLPDDRVLLMPEGQTRERLNETREVVAELAIERGYRYTPRLHVDLWNDAPGT
- the queC gene encoding 7-cyano-7-deazaguanine synthase QueC; translation: MTHDDRAVVLASGGMDSATAAYEAQSRGYDDLYLLHTSYGQNTEQREYDCARALADRVDAADFCHVETSHLQRIGGSSLTDDDMNVAEADTESEEIPSSYVPFRNANLLSMAVSYAETNGCAAVFIGAHSEDFSGYPDCRPAFFEAFQRVIDVGTKPETSVELTAPFVEWSKTDIAERGLELGVPYEETWSCYRSDEPACGTCDACAFRLEAFQRLGERDPITYEERPEYAE
- a CDS encoding methylglyoxal synthase gives rise to the protein MTRVALIAHDDEKPEMIDLVREYEDVLSPFDLVGTGTTGKRIMEETALDIERKQSGPLGGDTQIGAEVADDRMDAIVFLRDPLTAQPHEPDISALLRICDVHDVPMATTRTSAEYVLDGLAADGSE
- a CDS encoding HalOD1 output domain-containing protein, with protein sequence MNSDEGTVYMIRGRAAAEGGDEWVSPEPAADVITDAVVAATDRTADEIDAIEAYVDADELRAVLGDGDSETITFDVEGHDVTVTADGEVTVS
- a CDS encoding helix-turn-helix domain-containing protein, with amino-acid sequence MIADFHVESACLRRAGETADGVSIQRLHAREQRCRLDLWVGESDRREVEAAITGEEGVREVTHVGAEAGGHWFVVATTDAALLSVGRALSSSDGMLVHADRTDEGWAVRARFADRSTVISFREAIVADGVTADFRSVIADDDEPSTDFGVTAPQREVLLLASDSGYFTVPRDASLSDLAARLDISSQAASERLRRGTGTLVSNTLASPHRPVVGSRHP
- a CDS encoding deoxyuridine 5'-triphosphate nucleotidohydrolase — translated: MFKSGQFVADRLGDVRDGQVQPNGVDLTLGAVYEQVEPGRIGKDGKTVGERREVEREDGVYALSRGGYVVEYADRVVIPEGHVGFLYPRSSLLRNSCMLDTAVWDAGYEGRGEGLLEVHHPIELEAGARIAQLVLAEAAHEGTYEGSYQRENLD
- a CDS encoding aconitate hydratase — protein: MGQTLTEKILDDHLVEGELTPGEEIGIEIDQVLTQDTTGTLVWLQFEALGLEEVQTELAAQYCDHQTYQFDFKNTDDHRFLRSAAGTFGAHFSRPGNGICHNVHKENFAEPGKTMLGSDSHTPTPGGLGELAIGSGGLDVAVAMGGGAYYIEMPEVVNVRLEGELPEWATAKDVILELLRRLSVKGGVGKVLEYTGPGVETLTVPERTTITNMGTELGATSSIFPTDEQTEDYLSRLGREDAHVEIGPDEDAEYDDEIVVDLSDLEPLIAEPSMPDNVVPVSEVAGTDVEQVIIGSCTNGAYEDILPGAKMLEGRNIDKKTEMIVAPGSKQASEMLARQGWTAEMMAAGVNFSEATCGACIGIGHVPASDSVSLRTFNRNFEGRSGIEDDNVYLCSPEVATAAAIKGEIVDPRDLADELGDLEAPGLEMPDEYIGNSESDLISPDEAVDDDLIKGPNIGDVPLKDPLESEVGGEALLKMEDNITTDHIIPATQDILMYRSNVPKLSEFTLSRVDDTFAERALESDGGVLVAGENYGQGSSREHAALCPMYLGIESVLAQSFARIHKANLFNFGIVPLEIDEDTYEQIEQGDDVEIVDDVAEAVRSGQEEFTIRVNDDWEASASLDASEREREILAAGGKLPHTKKQHEEGGDAAPADD